One Chromobacterium paludis genomic window carries:
- a CDS encoding siderophore-interacting protein: MTPDLMVQKLRHATRMRLLQVRRVQRLSPSMLRVTLGGEDLAGFVSASFDDHVKLFFPAPGEDKPAMPAAGESGIALAADHPKPPMRDYTPRRYDAVKGELDIDFVAHAGGVAADWARQAKPGDYLGLGGPRGSRVVPTGFDWHWLIGDESALPAIARRLEELPAQARGQAWLLVEDESGRLPLAAPAGMEIVWVHRARHQDLLQAVRQAPLPAGVGYIWAAGESGEMRPLHRHLQARGVDKERMRVAGYWKRGDAGAHESISD, translated from the coding sequence ATGACCCCAGACCTGATGGTGCAGAAACTGCGCCACGCCACCCGCATGCGCCTGCTGCAAGTGCGCCGCGTGCAGCGACTCTCGCCCTCCATGCTGCGCGTGACCTTGGGCGGAGAGGATTTGGCCGGTTTCGTATCGGCCTCATTCGACGACCACGTCAAGCTGTTCTTCCCCGCGCCAGGCGAGGACAAACCCGCCATGCCGGCAGCCGGCGAGAGCGGCATCGCCTTGGCGGCAGACCACCCCAAACCGCCCATGCGCGACTATACGCCGCGCCGCTACGACGCCGTCAAAGGCGAATTGGACATAGACTTCGTGGCCCACGCCGGCGGCGTGGCGGCGGACTGGGCGCGCCAGGCCAAGCCCGGCGACTACCTGGGCCTGGGCGGCCCGCGCGGCTCCCGGGTGGTGCCAACTGGCTTTGATTGGCACTGGCTGATAGGCGACGAATCGGCGTTGCCTGCCATCGCCCGACGGCTGGAAGAGCTGCCCGCCCAGGCACGCGGCCAGGCCTGGCTGCTGGTGGAGGACGAAAGCGGCCGCCTGCCGCTCGCCGCCCCTGCCGGAATGGAAATCGTCTGGGTGCATCGCGCGCGGCATCAGGATTTGCTGCAGGCAGTGCGGCAGGCGCCGCTGCCCGCTGGCGTGGGCTACATCTGGGCCGCGGGCGAAAGCGGCGAGATGCGCCCGCTGCACCGGCATCTGCAGGCGCGCGGGGTGGACAAGGAGCGCATGCGCGTAGCCGGCTACTGGAAGCGCGGCGACGCCGGCGCGCACGAAAGCATTTCCGATTAA
- a CDS encoding alpha/beta hydrolase family protein yields the protein MRLSKIIPVAIGALLAACASFTLAAGLRLVDIPATETVPALKAAIWSPCARPPETRQVTAFMVRARRDCPVEGAKLPLIVISHGFTGSMYGHHDTAEALADNGFLVVSLNHTGDSGMSMKYPWDMLAFERRPIEIKRVIDYMLGEAREASRIDASKIGVFGFSRGGFTSLVVAGAVPNFAGSEVRCKMDRPLCRQLEREAPGMRDWVHDVRVKAAAAVDPLNVFPDAASVAGIKIPVFLWISEKGGDGVEPATEAKLHPLLPTARDYKVVQNAGHFDFLAPCAEAVARHEPEICQDAPGFDRAALHRQMNEALIQFFRTALDIKA from the coding sequence ATGCGCTTGAGCAAAATCATCCCTGTCGCGATAGGCGCGCTTCTGGCGGCGTGCGCGTCTTTCACGCTGGCCGCGGGCTTGCGGCTGGTCGATATCCCGGCGACCGAAACGGTTCCGGCATTGAAGGCCGCGATCTGGTCGCCATGCGCGCGGCCGCCGGAGACTCGCCAGGTGACGGCCTTCATGGTTCGGGCCCGCCGGGACTGTCCGGTGGAGGGGGCCAAGCTGCCCTTGATCGTGATTTCTCATGGCTTCACCGGCAGCATGTACGGCCACCATGACACGGCGGAGGCCTTGGCGGACAACGGATTCCTGGTTGTTTCCTTGAACCACACCGGGGACAGCGGCATGAGCATGAAGTACCCGTGGGACATGCTGGCCTTTGAGCGGCGGCCGATCGAGATCAAAAGGGTGATCGACTACATGCTGGGCGAGGCGCGGGAGGCGTCGCGCATTGATGCTTCCAAGATAGGCGTGTTCGGCTTTTCCCGCGGCGGTTTTACCTCGCTGGTCGTGGCGGGGGCGGTGCCTAACTTCGCCGGTTCCGAGGTGCGCTGCAAGATGGATCGGCCCCTTTGCCGGCAACTGGAGCGCGAAGCCCCGGGCATGCGCGACTGGGTACATGATGTACGGGTCAAGGCCGCGGCGGCAGTCGATCCGTTAAATGTTTTCCCCGATGCGGCCAGCGTGGCAGGCATCAAGATTCCTGTGTTTCTGTGGATTTCAGAGAAGGGCGGCGACGGCGTGGAGCCGGCGACGGAGGCCAAGCTGCATCCGTTGCTGCCCACCGCGCGCGATTACAAGGTGGTGCAAAACGCCGGGCACTTTGACTTCCTCGCGCCCTGCGCGGAGGCGGTGGCCAGGCACGAGCCGGAAATCTGCCAGGACGCGCCCGGCTTTGACCGGGCCGCCCTGCATAGGCAGATGAATGAGGCCTTGATTCAATTCTTCCGGACGGCGCTGGATATCAAGGCTTAA
- a CDS encoding LysR family transcriptional regulator, translating to MSRLNYHHLHYFWAVASEGHLTRAAERLHVSQSALSAQIRQLEEQLGQPLFLREGRKLQLTELGAVVMRYAEEIFALGNELLATAASGEGRGTLRIGSVATLSRNFQEWFLQPVLQAADVRLVLESGSLDELLQRLKAHELDVVLSNRPALGDDKQSWRCRTLARQPVVLVGPPLPEGRGFQFERDLPALPLLAPSRKSEIRLRFDLLCEELALQPAIRAEVDDMAMLRLLARDAGCVALLPAIVVRDELDKGLLQQYCAVPRVEETFYAITVQRQYLPPLLQRLLREAGGVS from the coding sequence ATGAGCCGTCTCAACTATCATCACCTGCATTACTTCTGGGCGGTGGCCAGCGAGGGCCACCTGACGCGCGCGGCGGAAAGGCTGCACGTTTCGCAATCGGCGCTGTCCGCGCAAATCCGCCAGCTGGAGGAGCAACTGGGGCAGCCGCTGTTTCTGCGCGAAGGCCGCAAGCTGCAGCTGACCGAACTGGGCGCTGTGGTGATGCGCTATGCCGAGGAGATTTTCGCGCTGGGCAACGAGCTGTTGGCCACCGCCGCCTCCGGCGAGGGGCGTGGCACTTTGCGCATAGGCAGCGTGGCCACGCTGTCGCGCAACTTCCAGGAATGGTTCCTGCAGCCGGTGCTGCAAGCGGCCGATGTGCGGCTGGTGCTGGAGTCCGGCAGCCTGGACGAGCTGCTGCAGCGGCTGAAGGCGCACGAACTGGATGTGGTGCTGTCCAATCGGCCGGCCCTGGGCGACGACAAGCAATCCTGGCGTTGCCGCACGCTGGCGCGCCAGCCCGTGGTGCTGGTGGGGCCGCCGCTGCCCGAGGGGAGGGGGTTCCAGTTCGAGCGCGATCTGCCGGCGCTGCCGCTGCTGGCGCCCAGCCGCAAGAGCGAGATTCGCCTGCGTTTCGACTTGCTGTGCGAGGAGCTGGCGCTGCAGCCGGCCATCCGCGCCGAAGTGGACGATATGGCCATGCTGCGGCTGTTGGCGCGCGACGCCGGCTGCGTGGCGCTGCTGCCGGCCATCGTGGTGCGCGACGAGCTGGACAAGGGCCTGCTGCAGCAATACTGCGCGGTGCCGCGCGTGGAGGAAACCTTCTACGCCATCACCGTGCAGCGCCAGTACTTGCCGCCCTTGCTGCAGCGCTTGCTGCGCGAGGCGGGGGGAGTGTCTTGA
- a CDS encoding NADH-quinone oxidoreductase subunit L — MPFDLLAALPYAIALAWLLPALWPGRALPRHWQAAQIAALAGGLLLFPLILLPTPAPWFAAAWLMQALIQLLGWMALRYSRRYMQGEPGQSRFLRAMGCLLAAVTVVVQASHLALMALGWIACSLALQTLLTFYPGRPAAQLAARREWRASRLAELLLLAALLLWAMAGGSLSLIPGAPSATADGAQGYAMAAGLLLAAAVAIKTAQLPFHGWLTQVMEAPTPISALLHAGVVNLGGMVLIKAAPLMQAAPPANALLLLWGGASALLCCVVMLTRISVKLRLAWSTCAQMGFMLLEIGMGCYSLALLHLLAHSFYKAHAFLLAGQTTRDSAARRLLGADDADSPYAHLARGLLAALLLAASQWLWQRWIPAAALPAVFWLAIGLGMGALLRGWAGWLAALALSQTYLLLHALAAQILPLHGPQPPGWAQALLAAMFLAAFLLQGWLLRHPQGALARRIYPHAFAGFHLDEWWCMLGRRRQRPAAAISLSWPQLQESRRD, encoded by the coding sequence ATGCCCTTTGACCTGCTCGCCGCGCTGCCCTACGCCATCGCCTTGGCCTGGTTGCTGCCCGCCCTGTGGCCCGGCCGCGCGCTGCCCCGTCATTGGCAGGCCGCCCAAATCGCCGCGCTGGCCGGCGGCCTGCTGCTCTTTCCCCTGATCCTTCTCCCCACGCCGGCGCCGTGGTTCGCCGCCGCCTGGCTGATGCAGGCTCTGATCCAGCTGCTGGGCTGGATGGCGTTGCGCTACTCGCGCCGTTATATGCAAGGCGAGCCAGGCCAGTCGCGCTTTTTGCGCGCCATGGGCTGCCTGCTGGCGGCGGTGACGGTGGTGGTGCAAGCCAGCCATCTCGCGCTGATGGCGCTAGGCTGGATAGCCTGCAGCCTGGCCCTGCAAACACTGCTCACGTTTTACCCCGGCCGCCCGGCCGCGCAGCTGGCCGCGCGGCGCGAATGGCGCGCCAGCCGCCTGGCCGAACTCCTGCTGTTAGCCGCCCTGCTGCTGTGGGCGATGGCCGGCGGCAGCCTGAGCCTCATCCCTGGGGCGCCATCCGCGACGGCCGACGGCGCGCAGGGCTACGCCATGGCGGCCGGCCTGCTGCTGGCGGCGGCGGTGGCGATCAAGACCGCGCAGCTGCCTTTCCACGGCTGGCTCACCCAGGTGATGGAGGCGCCGACGCCGATTTCCGCGCTGCTGCACGCCGGCGTGGTCAACCTGGGCGGCATGGTGCTGATCAAGGCCGCGCCGCTGATGCAGGCCGCGCCGCCGGCCAATGCTCTGCTGCTGCTGTGGGGCGGCGCCAGTGCGCTGCTATGCTGCGTGGTGATGCTGACGCGCATCAGCGTCAAGCTGCGCCTGGCCTGGTCCACCTGCGCGCAGATGGGCTTCATGCTGCTGGAAATCGGCATGGGCTGCTATTCGCTGGCCCTGCTGCACCTGCTGGCCCACTCCTTCTACAAGGCTCACGCCTTCCTGCTGGCCGGCCAAACGACGCGCGACAGCGCCGCGCGGCGCCTGCTGGGCGCCGATGATGCCGACAGCCCGTACGCGCATCTGGCGCGCGGCCTGCTGGCGGCGCTGCTGCTGGCTGCCTCGCAGTGGCTGTGGCAGCGCTGGATTCCCGCCGCGGCCTTGCCTGCCGTGTTCTGGCTGGCGATCGGCCTGGGCATGGGCGCGTTGCTGCGCGGCTGGGCCGGCTGGCTGGCCGCGCTGGCCCTAAGCCAGACCTATCTGCTGCTGCACGCGCTGGCGGCGCAGATCCTGCCGCTGCATGGCCCGCAGCCGCCTGGCTGGGCGCAGGCCTTGCTGGCCGCGATGTTCCTGGCCGCCTTCCTGCTGCAAGGCTGGCTGCTGCGCCATCCGCAAGGCGCGCTGGCGCGCCGGATCTATCCGCATGCCTTCGCCGGTTTCCATCTGGACGAATGGTGGTGCATGCTCGGCCGTCGCCGTCAGCGTCCCGCCGCCGCCATCAGCCTGAGCTGGCCGCAACTGCAGGAGAGCCGCCGTGACTGA